Proteins from one Oncorhynchus masou masou isolate Uvic2021 chromosome 12, UVic_Omas_1.1, whole genome shotgun sequence genomic window:
- the LOC135550526 gene encoding probable ribonuclease ZC3H12B, with the protein MVLELAVPANAGPLLHRSIPHIERIFRVRVSYGSAESSCDSANVSTSNIIIVRVAEGKEDDCTNAKDYIVSLTSPAHRKREHLTLAQHKQLVALKPVIEYDSQAVVEVREHVVDISGGERNVMTAWSMVEKIKMEKHPCREEASELTEAQQPSGESEEGNSSESESEHQLQVNSGSCKRTELFSATKPHRQLCRSPCLDRPSFSQSSTLPELRPDDTKAAAVLKQASDKVYQTKMEFALKLGYSGEQVETVLNKLGAAALINDILAELVRLGNKGELEVQASSNTGTLVSRGGPCVKEAVSPEVSLEDDSVDPYDNLRPIVIDGSNVAMSHGNKEVFSCLGIQLAVDWFVEKGHKDITVFVPAWRKEQSRPDAPITDQDILRKLEKEKILVFTPSRRVQGRRVVCYDDRFIVKLACDSDGIIVSNDNYRDLQNEKPEWKKFIEERLLMYSFVNDKFMPPDDPLGRHGPSLENFLRKRPVVPEHKKQPCPYGKKCTYGHKCKYYHPERANQPQRSVADELRAFAKLSAVKTMSEGALAKCGTGLATAKGESGSEAKRVTPKRQSDPSIRSVACEPEERLSAVRKPEANSVPSLVSALSVPTMQPAKSHAAGALNTRSASSPVPGSLQFTHSSLEHMSSVQYPHPPILVTNSHGASVTYSEQFPKYDSVSTDHGYYSMLSDFSNMSMSSMHNVDSFCSMEHEHGIYLRNPSQHCPEPCLSHSNSDSFSSYGELYMSSVDSSLDESMKGQQSPAQSRLQASSHGGFHHEALTRVQSYGHEEPKQGPCRKQSISHLAPHVQHPVVGARSSCPGDYPLPQNVLPSQSSQPGRSLGMTRMDSISDSRLYESNPMRQRRPPLCREQHASWDPLPCGSESYGYHSYPLSNSLMQPCCERVMVRSMPDKMEQIWRSPWENPPQAEHQERHVIPEHLYQTYRNLCNIFPSFVVHSVMEKNPHLTDPQQLAAVIVTKLRSCH; encoded by the exons ATGGTTTTGGAGCTGGCAGTGCCCGCAAATGCAGGCCCTTTGCTTCACCGTTCCATCCCGCACATTGAGCGTATTTTCCGGGTGAGGGTCAGCTACGGATCCGCGGAGTCAAGCTGCGACAGCGCAAATGTCAGCACCAGCAATATCATAATAGTACGTGTCGCGGAGGGCAAGGAAGATGACTGCACCAATGCAAAA GATTACATCGTTTCCTTAACTTCGCCAGCTCACCGAAAGAGAGAGCATCTAACGTTGGCTCAACACAAACAGCTGGTTGCGCTGAAGCCAGTCATCGAGTATGACTCTCAGGCTGTGGTGGAGGTGAGGGAGCATGTGGTGGACATCTCCGGTGGCGAGAGGAACGTGATGACGGCATGGTCGATGGTGGAGAAGATCAAAATGGAGAAACACCCTTGCAGGGAAGAGGCTTCTGAGCTGACTGAGGCCCAGCAGCCCAGTGGGGAGTCAGAGGAGGGGAACAGCTCAGAGAGTGAGTCAGAGCATCAGCTACAAGTGAACAGCGGCAGCTGTAAGAGGACGGAGCTCTTCAGTGCCACCAAGCCTCACCGTCAGCTCTGTCGCTCTCCATGCCTGGACCGGCCTAGCTTCTCCCAGAGCAGTACTCTACCAGAGCTCCGCCCTGACGACACCAAGGCCGCCGCAGTCCTCAAACAGGCCAGTGACAAAGTGTACCAAACCAAGATGGAGTTTGCCTTGAAGCTGGGATACTCAGGTGAACAGGTGGAGACGGTGCTGAACAAGTTAGGGGCTGCTGCCCTCATCAATGATATTCTGGCTGAGCTTGTGAGGCTTGGTAATAAAGGTGAACTGGAAGTTCAAGCCAGCAGTAACACAGGCACGTTGGTCTCCCGTGGAGGCCCCTGTGTCAAAGAGGCTGTCAGTCCGGAGGTGTCACTTGAAGATGATTCCGTGGATCCTTATGATAATCTCAGGCCTATTGTCATTGATGGATCAAATGTGGCAATGAG CCATGGAAACAAAGAGGTTTTCTCTTGCCTTGGTATCCAATTGGCTGTTGATTGGTTTGTGGAGAAAGGGCACAAAGACATCACAGTGTTTGTTCCTGCCTGGAGGAAAGAGCAGTCGAGACCTGACGCCCCCATTACAG ACCAAGACATTTTGCGGAAGCTGGAGAAAGAAAAGATCCTAGTGTTCACCCCATCTAGAAGAGTCCAAGGGAGGAGAGTGGTGTGCTATGATGATCGCTTTATAGTGAAACTGGCCTGTGACTCTGATGGCATAATTGTGTCAAATGACAACTACAGGGACTTACAGAATGAGAAGCCGGAGTGGAAGAAGTTCATAGAGGAGCGGCTGCTGATGTACTCGTTTGTCAATGATAA ATTCATGCCACCTGATGACCCTTTGGGAAGACACGGTCCAAGTTTAGAGAATTTTCTCCGCAAGCGTCCTGTTGTTCCAGAGCACAAAAAGCAACCCTGTCCATATG GGAAAAAATGCACTTATGGACATAAGTGCAAGTACTACCATCCAGAGCGTGCAAACCAGCCCCAACGGTCAGTGGCTGATGAACTGAGGGCATTTGCCAAGTTGTCTGCTGTGAAGACAATGAGCGAGGGGGCCCTGGCCAAGTGTGGCACTGGACTCGCCACAGCTAAGGGGGAGAGTGGCTCTGAGGCTAAACGAGTGACCCCGAAGCGCCAGTCCGACCCCAGCATCCGCTCAGTCGCCTGTGAGCCAGAGGAGAGACTGTCCGCTGTCCGTAAGCCTGAGGCAAATTCTGTGCCTTCCCTTGTGTCTGCCCTCAGCGTGCCCACCATGCAGCCTGCAAAGAGCCATGCGGCTGGTGCCTTGAACACACGATCAGCCAGCAGCCCAGTACCCGGCTCCCTCCAGTTCACCCACAGCTCTCTGGAGCACATGTCTAGTGTACAGTACCCACATCCACCCATCCTAGTCACCAACAGCCATGGCGCTTCTGTCACTTACAGTGAACAGTTTCCTAAGTACGATTCTGTGAGCACGGACCACGGATACTACTCTATGCTTAGTGATTTTTCTAACATGAGCATGAGCAGCATGCACAACGTGGACAGCTTTTGTAGCATGGAGCATGAGCACGGGATTTATCTGAGAAATCCCAGCCAGCATTGCCCTGAGCCCTGCCTCAGCCACTCTAACAGTGACTCCTTTTCCTCTTATGGGGAATTATACATGAGCTCAGTGGACAGTAGCCTGGATGAGAGCATGAAGGGACAGCAGTCTCCAGCACAGAGCAGACTCCAGGCCTCCTCCCATGGGGGGTTCCACCACGAGGCCCTGACCCGGGTGCAGAGCTATGGCCATGAGGAGCCCAAGCAAGGTCCATGCAGGAAGCAGTCCATATCCCACCTGGCACCGCATGTCCAGCACCCTGTTGTTGGGGCCCGGTCCAGCTGCCCAGGGGACTACCCCTTACCTCAGAATGTCCTCCCGTCACAGTCCTCGCAGCCGGGACGCTCCCTGGGCATGACACGTATGGACAGCATCTCAGACTCCAGGCTGTACGAGAGTAACCCCATGAGGCAGCGCAGACCCCCACTGTGCCGCGAGCAGCATGCTAGCTGGGACCCGCTGCCCTGCGGCAGTGAGTCCTATGGATACCATTCGTACCCCCTGAGTAACAGCCTGATGCAGCCGTGTTGTGAGCGGGTGATGGTCCGCAGCATGCCTGACAAGATGGAGCAGATCTGGAGGTCTCCGTGGGAGAACCCGCCTCAAGCCGAGCACCAGGAGCGCCATGTCATCCCAGAGCACCTGTACCAAACATACCGCAACCTCTGCAACATCTTCCCATCTTTCGTGGTGCACTCTGTCATGGAGAAAAACCCTCACCTGACGGACCCACAACAACTCGCTGCCGTCATTGTCACGAAGCTGAGGTCTTGCCATTGa